One window of the Rhipicephalus microplus isolate Deutch F79 chromosome 2, USDA_Rmic, whole genome shotgun sequence genome contains the following:
- the LOC119169237 gene encoding uncharacterized protein LOC119169237, whose amino-acid sequence MWAAENYAPGLIAISESAGENPLQSQRPKWRRLCRYLGVLAFLSVLGIGLCFAIALTVAQPPGHASWEYLLISSPIVIPGLLALYLCTRRCCGLILNLVFAFLALLCGAVLVATETLASIGIMLTIVGGLILVVILVTLVYDRVTGRSYDDDDDYEDGELGVGVTGSMRNRSLRRRAGDLLFGDDVSQRAYPNCAPLRRSFRLASQKKKHHPPTQVQFIVPELPPPSSGLHSRNSPEHGVHTHGSSTAAAGGECPATPDGMPRGHHEASVASTSGRPGGACETAHVCPHAPSPQPQLAANGEQHTS is encoded by the exons ATGTGGGCGGCCGAAAACTACGCGCCGGGTCTGATAGCGATCAGCGAGAGCGCCGGCGAGAATCCGCTGCAGAGCCAGCGGCCGAAATGGCGCCGCCTGTGCCGCTACCTGGGCGTGCTCGCGTTCCTCTCGGTGCTGGGCATCGGGCTGTGCTTCGCCATCGCGCTCACCGTGGCGCAGCCGCCCGGTCACGCCTCGTGGGAGTACCTGCTCATCTCGAGCCCCATCGTGATTCCCGGCCTCCTGGCGCTCTACCTGTGCACTCGCCGGTGCTGCGGACTCATCCTCAACCTGGTGTTCGCCTTCCTCGCGCTCCTCTGCGGCGCCGTGCTCGTGGCCACCGAGACGCTCGCCTCCATCGGCATCATGCTCACCATCGTGGGAGGGCTCATACTTGTCGTGATCCTGGTGACGCTCGTGTACGACCGAGTCACCGGCCGCTCgtacgatgacgacgacgactacgAGGATGGCGAGCTGGGCGTCGGCGTCACTGGTAGCATGCGCAACCGCAGCCTTCGGCGCCGAGCGGGCGACCTGCTCTTCGGGGACGACGTCTCCCAGAGGGCGTACCCCAACTGCGCACCGCTGCGGCGTAGCTTCCGGCTCGCCTCGCAAAAAAAGAAGCACCACCCGCCCACCCAG GTGCAGTTCATCGTGCCAGAGCTGCCTCCGCCTTCGTCGGGCTTGCATTCGCGCAACAGTCCCGAACACGGCGTGCACACACACGGGTCCTCGACCGCCGCCGCGGGAGGCGAGTGCCCTGCGACGCCTGATGGCATGCCGCGCGGCCATCATGAAGCAAGCGTCGCCAGTACCAGCGGGAGGCCCGGCGGGGCCTGCGAAACCGCACACGTCTGTCCGCACGCCCCGTCGCCGCAGCCCCAACTCGCGGCCAATGGTGAACAGCACACCTCCTGA